In Diachasmimorpha longicaudata isolate KC_UGA_2023 chromosome 7, iyDiaLong2, whole genome shotgun sequence, the following proteins share a genomic window:
- the LOC135164507 gene encoding uncharacterized protein LOC135164507: protein MSDAEHSQSEDDQESNGGRTPTPSVHQSDHGATMEQTQFELLLALQFQLKDRLRDTLTTIEGCTVDMVTPERLKGRERIIETHYGEFRSNHVNIIKAYPSHMAKSDYITLDTYGEVMEIYEIAIGAIASLQAQIRKIKVEQEESDKDYLSKLDIKVFDGKFEEWKTFEDVFTSIVKSRAKVGAVQKMIRLQNALKGEPYNMISNLQVSAENFEIAWKKLKSHYDNPRLIISAHIHHILDLKPINEKSAKGLSNLVHQVNQALDALQTLGAPVEHWDMIVSRVIRRVIDLDTKKAWEVHLGSERNPRPLKDFLEFLEARARALENVEREDPVRTSKVNISAKNSISQKAMGKSSIYTYQASGNSSNTDKSSGQSSSGPSCRHCDGSHWLGFKCDKFMAKTPLERREFITNSALCYNCFGPHRADLCKDTRHCQKCKGPHDTLIHDGSFEHRQELERQKSRPSVSAIEENQGGHGASGSRGSSSTSSSPSSTETERIYDSLNSLEISQGSESTSKASGSIESSIGHLQVSATSLAKSETSGSSSDIKVTHQSSSNSASQRVVLLATAKALTSTSTGSHHTVRLLIDQGSEVIFITDQMVQLLRLRRSSSHLRVFGIGGLASGLTRGAVKVKLQSRFNDQHQIEITAHILAKLTSTLPSIHCAKEEANHLQHLQLADNNYLKPGPIDIIIGADHYGQIIGHEVIKSPDNQLVAQQTIFGWIVSGTVCCTDCKPKFSLTAVRESPTEQLLDLLKKFWVQEELSSSKEILLNQDDQECELHFRNTHSRDSEGRYVVRLPLKTSLSALGESRRHALQLLNRTAKKVANQVANQEYGKLYKDFIREYEDLGHMRRVSEESEPSVSYYLPHHGVLREDSITTKLRVVFNGSSKTTSGVSLNDILHGGGKLQTEGSDVLIWLRTFRLIVGTDILKMFRQIKVHQEDWDLQRILWKDEEGKIITYQLTTVTYGQTCAPWLALRILQQLVEDEGHQYPLAAVSLTKGRYVDDIYGGADSEEQLKELINQLINLCMAGGMPLQKWISNQQGILQDLQLSTKSTSAVEFEDKTVKVLGLCWNPDSDSFIYKSRKPSTEQINKRTILSEIAQIYDPLGLIGPVIIRAKIFIQELWLLKIGWDDPLPLSHIKRWKEFREEFSNLDQISIPRWLQTSSTSSNIQLHGFADVSNQAMGAAVYIRVDNHQSESSVILVSAKTKVAPLKKMTIPRLELTAAVILTNLVIYITKMLEKENLQLFLWSDSTVALTWINGHPSRWKDFVQNRVIKIQNSLPAAEWKHIRGVENPADCASRGLSPHQLVNHQLWWNGPSWLQSSMENWPSSSSTSTESTAEAALEERPVSAHPVALNLERPEDFLERFSTLDRLLRISARDPE from the exons ATGTCTGACGCGGAGCATAGTCAGAGTGAGGATGATCAGGAGAGCAATGGGGGAAGAACGCCAACCCCTTCAGTCCATCAATCAGATCATGGAGCGACTATGGAGCAGACTCAATTTGAGCTGCTCTTGGCActacaatttcaattaaagGATCGTCTAAGGGATACCCTCACCACGATCGAAGGGTGCACGGTAGATATGGTCACACCGGAACGGCTGAAGGGGAGGGAGAGAATCATTGAGACCCACTATGGAGAGTTCCGATCCAACCATGTGAACATCATCAAGGCATACCCATCACACATGGCCAAATCGGACTACATCACGCTCGACACCTACGGAGAAGTCATGGAGATTTACGAAATTGCGATAGGGGCAATCGCATCGTTACAAGCTCAGATCAGGAAGATCAAGGTCGAGCAAGAGGAAAGCGACAAGGACTATCTATCTAAACTGGATATCAAGGTTTTCGATGGGAAATTTGAGGAGTGGAAGACGTTCGAAGATGTCTTCACTTCAATCGTCAAATCCAGAGCAAAGGTGGGAGCTGTTCAGAAGATGATCAGACTCCAGAACGCACTCAAAGGGGAGCCATACAATATGATCTCGAATCTACAGGTCTCAGCGGAGAACTTCGAGATCGCCTGGAAAAAACTCAAGAGTCATTACGACAATCCTAGGTTAATCATCTCGGCTCATATCCATCACATCTTGGATCTCAAGCCAATCAATGAGAAATCAGCGAAAGGCTTATCAAACTTGGTTCATCAGGTCAATCAAGCCCTGGATGCATTGCAAACTCTTGGTGCTCCGGTGGAACACTGGGACATGATTGTATCAAGAGTAATCAGAAGGGTCATCGATCTGGACACCAAGAAGGCGTGGGAAGTACATCTGGGATCGGAAAGGAATCCCCGTCCTCTCAAGGACTTCCTCGAGTTTTTGGAGGCCAGAGCTCGAGCCTTGGAGAACGTAGAGAGGGAAGATCCGGTGAGGACATCCAAGGTCAACATCTCGGCTAAGAACTCTATCTCGCAGAAGGCCATGGGGAAATCATCAATCTACACCTATCAGGCATCAGGGAACTCATCAAACACCGATAAGTCATCAGGGCAATCATCATCAGGGCCTTCTTGTCGACACTGTGACGGTTCACACTGGCTAGGGTTCAAGTGTGACAAGTTCATGGCTAAGACTCCACTGGAACGCAGGGAATTCATCACCAACAGCGCGTTGTGTTACAATTGCTTTGGTCCTCATCGGGCGGACCTCTGCAAAGACACACGTCATTGCCAGAAATGCAAGGGCCCACATGACACCTTAATCCATGATGGGTCCTTCGAACATCGCCAGGAACTGGAAAGACAGAAGAGTCGACCATCAGTTTCAGCAATCGAGGAAAACCAGGGAGGTCACGGAGCATCCGGATCGAGAG GTtcatcatcaacatcatcatcaCCGAGTTCaacggagacagagagaatttACGACTCTCTCAACTCTTTAGAGATCTCACAGGGGAGTGAATCAACATCAAAGGCATCGGGATCAATTGAGAGTTCAATTGGTCATCTGCAAGTATCAGCAACATCATTAGCGAAATCAGAGACATCGGGGTCGTCCTCTGACATCAAGGTCACACATCAATCATCATCGAATTCAGCGAGTCAACGGGTTGTGCTGTTGGCAACAGCTAAAGCACTTACATCAACATCAACAGGTTCTCATCATACGGTCAGGCTTCTGATTGATCAGGGATCAGAGGTCATATTCATCACTGATCAAATGGTACAACTTCTTCGTCTTCGTCGATCATCATCACATCTCAGAGTCTTTGGAATAGGAGGCCTGGCGTCAGGGTTGACTCGTGGAGCAGTAAAGGTCAAACTTCAATCTCGGTTCAACGATCAACATCAGATCGAAATCACTGCCCACATCCTGGCCAAGCTCACATCAACATTACCATCAATTCACTGCGCAAAGGAAGAGGCAAATCATCTTCAACATCTTCAATTGGCGGATAACAACTATCTTAAACCTGGTCCTATCGACATCATCATCGGAGCTGATCATTATGGTCAAATCATCGGGCATGAGGTTATCAAATCTCCGGATAATCAACTTGTTGCGCAACAAACCATCTTTGGCTGGATAGTTTCTGGGACGGTCTGCTGTACAGACTGCAAGCCGAAGTTTTCTCTAACTGCAGTACGAGAGTCTCCGACTGAGCAGCTGTTGGATCTTCTTAAGAAATTCTGGGTCCAGGAGGAACTTTCATCATCTAAGGAAATTCTTCTCAATCAAGACGATCAGGAGTGTGAATTACACTTCAGGAACACACATTCaagagacagtgagggacggTACGTAGTACGCCTCCCACTCAAAACATCACTATCAGCATTGGGAGAGTCTAGGAGACATGCTCTACAATTGTTAAATAGAACGGCGAAGAAAGTGGCAAATCAAGTGGCAAATCAAGAGTATGGAAAACTCTACAAGGACTTCATCAGGGAATATGAGGATCTGGGACACATGAGACGTGTCTCAGAGGAATCAGAACCATCAGTGAGCTACTATCTGCCTCATCACGGTGTCTTAAGGGAAGACAGCATCACCACAAAACTCAGGGTCGTCTTCAACGGTTCCAGCAAGACAACATCAGGAGTGTCGCTCAATGACATACTTCATGGAGGAGGAAAACTGCAAACGGAAGGCTCAGACGTTCTCATCTGGTTGAGAACTTTTCGATTAATCGTCGGAACGGACATTCTGAAGATGTTCCGTCAAATCAAGGTTCATCAAGAAGACTGGGATCTCCAAAGAATCCTGTGGAAGGATGAGGAGGGGAAAATCATCACATATCAATTGACAACGGTGACGTATGGGCAAACGTGTGCACCATGGTTGGCTCTACGAATTCTTCAACAACTAGTGGAGGACGAGGGACATCAATATCCACTGGCGGCTGTCTCTCTAACCAAAGGGAGATATGTCGATGATATCTATGGGGGAGCTGATTCTGAGGAACAGCTCAAAGAACTCATCAATCAGCTTATCAATCTTTGCATGGCGGGCGGCATGCCACTGCAAAAATGGATCTCGAATCAACAAGGAATCCTACAGGATcttcaattatcaacaaaatcaACATCGGCGGTAGAATTCGAGGACAAGACGGTCAAAGTATTGGGACTGTGCTGGAACCCTGATTCAGACAGCTTCATCTATAAATCAAGGAAGCCATCAACGGAACAAATCAACAAAAGGACAATCCTCTCAGAGATCGCCCAGATTTACGATCCTCTGGGACTCATCGGACCGGTTATCATCAGGGCGAAAATCTTCATCCAAGAGCTGTGGCTTCTGAAAATTGGTTGGGATGATCCACTGCCCTTGAGTCACATCAAACGTTGGAAAGAATTCAGGGAGGAATTCTCAAATCTGGATCAAATATCAATCCCACGGTGGCTTCAAACATCGTCAACTTCAAGCAACATCCAACTTCATGGGTTTGCTGACGTATCGAATCAGGCAATGGGTGCCGCAGTATACATCAGAGTGGACAATCATCAATCTGAGTCATCAGTCATCTTGGTGAGTGCAAAAACCAAGGTCGCACCACTTAAGAAAATGACAATTCCTCGCTTGGAATTGACAGCTGCTGTCATCTTGACCAATCTGGTCATCTACATCACAAAGATGCTGGAGAAAGAGAATCTACAACTCTTTCTTTGGTCTGACTCCACGGTGGCGCTCACATGGATCAATGGACACCCATCAAGGTGGAAGGACTTTGTTCAGAATCGAGTGATCAAAATTCAGAACTCATTACCAGCAGCTGAATGGAAACATATCAGGGGAGTCGAGAACCCAGCAGACTGCGCATCACGGGGATTATCACCACATCAACTTGTAAATCATCAGCTGTGGTGGAATGGTCCATCATGGCTGCAATCATCAATGGAAAACtggccatcatcatcatcaacatcaaCCGAATCTACGGCAGAAGCAGCACTGGAGGAAAGGCCAGTGTCTGCACATCCGGTGGCACTGAATCTGGAGAGACCTGAAGATTTCTTGGAGAGGTTCTCTACACTCGACAGGTTGCTCAGGATCTCGGCGAgagatcctgagtga